A window of the Hevea brasiliensis isolate MT/VB/25A 57/8 chromosome 6, ASM3005281v1, whole genome shotgun sequence genome harbors these coding sequences:
- the LOC131181016 gene encoding GDSL esterase/lipase 1-like produces the protein MAITSSSHIYFLAFCLSLLISTHSQTDLWSPENSVALFIFGDSLFDAGNNNYLKNASLRADVWPYGETFFKYPTGRFSDGRLIPDFIAEWLKLPLLPPYLQPGNHDYVYGVNFASAGAGALVETRHGTVIDLNTQLSYFKDVNEKLRQQLSDAETYNKLISKALHLFSVGGNDYVVYVTSNSTVFKSFSKEEYVGIVIGNLTSVIKEIYKNGGRRFGFVNIGPYGCAPFTRALNTSGGCLEEVTALIKLHNRALSKVLEDLQEELKGFEYSVLDFYTSLSKRMNKPSQYGFKVGKVACCGSGPFRGILDCGVKHEYELCNDPTEYLFFDSAHLTEKAYNQLAKLFWSGSPDVTWPYNLKTLLKA, from the exons ATGGCAATAACCTCAAGTTCCCATATTTATTTCTTGGCTTTTTGTTTAAGTCTTCTCATCTCAACTCATAGCCAAACTGATCTATGGTCTCCAGAGAACAGTGTTGCCTTGTTCATCTTTGGAGATTCACTATTTGATGCAGGAAACAACAATTACCTCAAAAATGCTAGTTTAAGGGCAGATGTTTGGCCTTACGGCGAAACATTCTTTAAGTATCCAACTGGGAGATTTTCTGATGGTCGACTAATTCCAGATTTTATTG CTGAGTGGTTAAAGTTACCTCTGCTTCCACCGTATCTCCAGCCTGGGAATCATGACTATGTCTATGGAGTGAACTTCGCATCAGCTGGAGCTGGTGCTCTTGTTGAAACTCGTCACGGAACG GTGATAGACCTTAATACTCAGCTTAGTTATTTCAAGGATGTGAATGAAAAACTGAGGCAGCAATTAAGTGATGCAGAGACTTATAACAAATTAATATCCAAAGCCCTTCACTTGTTTAGCGTTGGAGGCAATGATTACGTAGTTTATGTGACCTCAAACTCAACAGTGTTCAAGTCATTCTCCAAGGAAGAATACGTTGGGATTGTTATTGGCAACCTCACAAGTGTAATCAAa GAAATTTACAAGAATGGGGGAAGGAGATTTGGATTTGTAAATATAGGGCCTTATGGTTGTGCACCATTCACTAGAGCACTAAATACCAGTGGTGGCTGTCTTGAAGAAGTTACAGCTCTAATCAAACTACACAACAGAGCACTTTCAAAGGTCCTTGAGGATCTACAGGAAGAACTAAaaggatttgaatattcagttctTGATTTCTACACTTCATTAAGCAAAAGAATGAACAAACCTTCACAATATG GTTTTAAGGTGGGGAAAGTGGCATGTTGTGGCTCTGGGCCATTTAGAGGAATTTTAGACTGTGGAGTAAAACATGAGTATGAATTGTGCAATGATCCCACTGAATATTTGTTCTTTGATTCTGCTCATCTCACTGAGAAGGCCTACAACCAACTTGCTAAGCTCTTTTGGAGTGGAAGCCCTGATGTTACCTGGCCCTACAATCTCAAGACACTCCTTAAGGCTTAG
- the LOC110634635 gene encoding GDSL esterase/lipase 1-like — translation LSDGRIIPDFIGKFLRLSVSPYLQPGNHQYTNGVNFASGGAGALVETHQGKVIDLKTQLSYFKKVEKQLRQKVETKPFFIEAIYLFSIGSNDYVAHFTTNSTVLQQYSREEYVAMVIGNLTICAQTYGYSFVYQEISKNGERKFGVVSLPPLGFLPSMRGFKQNRYGGCMEEVTILTKLNNKELSKALNEPKKQLKGFKYSNFDCYSSASERIKNPSNPSIISTL, via the exons cTCTCTGATGGCAGAATAATTCCAGATTTCATAGGTAAG TTCTTACGGCTGAGTGTTTCCCCATATCTCCAGCCTGGTAATCATCAGTACACAAATGGAGTAAACTTTGCTTCAGGGGGAGCTGGTGCTCTAGTTGAAACCCATCAAGGAA AGGTGATAGACCTTAAAACCCAACTTAGTTATTTCAAGAAAGTGGAGAAGCAGCTAAGGCAGAAAGTGGAGACCAAACCTTTTTTTATCGAAGCCATTTACTTGTTCAGCATTGGAAGTAACGATTATGTAGCACATTTCACAACAAATTCCACTGTGCTTCAGCAATACTCTAGAGAAGAGTACGTTGCGATGGTCATTGGAAATCTAACAATTTGCGCTCAAA CTTATGGTTACAGTTTCGTGTATCAGGAAATATCTAAAAATGGTGAAAGGAAATTTGGAGTTGTAAGCTTGCCCCCATTGGGTTTTCTGCCATCAATGAGAGGATTTAAACAGAACAGATATGGTGGATGCATGGAAGAAGTTACAATTCTAACAAAACTAAATAACAAAGAACTTTCTAAAGCTCTGAATGAGCCAAAGAAACAGCTAAAAGGATTCAAGTATTCGAATTTTGATTGCTACTCTTCAGCAAGTGAAAGAATTAAAAACCCTTCAAACCCTTCCATAATTTCTACACTATGA
- the LOC110634597 gene encoding GDSL esterase/lipase 2 — translation MESSRFCFFLPVFCVSLLIPARTLTLPHNHVALFIFGDSLFDVGNNNYLKNAIGLANFWPYGETFFKHPTGRFSDGRLISDFIAEYLKLPLIPPYLQPGIQFTDGVNFASGGAGALVETHQGSEGRVIDLKTQVLYLKNVKKHIKQQLGDAETRTLLSKAIYLISIGGNDYIAPSSEFESFPKEEFVGMVIGNLTSVIKDIYKVGGRKFAFVSMGAFDCSPNMRALKQDKGGCDEEVTALAKLHNKVLPDVLKELQGQLKEFKYINFDFYTTLKERINNPSKYGFKEANVACCGAGPFRGTLSSCGISKDYEVCEDVSEYLFFDSVHPTEKAYKQLAKLIWSGGYNVSWPYNLETLIEVDLEGLL, via the exons ATGGAAAGTTCAAGATTCTGCTTTTTCTTACCGGTTTTCTGTGTCAGCCTCCTCATCCCGGCGAGAACCCTAACTCTTCCACACAACCATGTAGCCTTGTTCATCTTTGGGGATTCATTATTTGATGTCGGCAACAATAACTACCTCAAAAACGCTATTGGCCTGGCGAATTTCTGGCCTTATGGGGAAACATTCTTTAAGCATCCTACTGGCAGGTTTTCCGATGGCAGACTCATTTCTGATTTTATTG CTGAGTATTTGAAGTTGCCATTAATTCCACCATATCTCCAGCCTGGTATTCAATTTACAGATGGGGTGAACTTTGCTTCAGGAGGGGCTGGCGCTTTAGTTGAAACCCATCAAGGCAGTGAAGGAAGG GTGATAGACCTTAAAACTCAGGTTCTTTATTTGAAGAATGTGAAGAAACATATAAAGCAGCAGCTAGGTGATGCAGAAACTAGGACATTATTGTCCAAAGCCATTTACTTGATTAGCATTGGAGGCAATGATTACATAGCACCTTCCAGTGAGTTTGAGTCCTTCCCTAAAGAAGAATTTGTAGGGATGGTCATTGGCAACCTGACATCTGTGATCAAA GACATTTATAAGGTTGGAGGAAGGAAATTTGCATTTGTAAGCATGGGGGCTTTTGATTGTTCACCAAACATGAGAGCACTTAAACAGGACAAAGGAGGCTGCGATGAAGAAGTCACAGCTCTAGCAAAACTACACAATAAAGTACTTCCTGATGTGCTTAAAGAGCTACAGGGTCAGCTGAAGGagtttaagtacataaattttgaTTTCTACACTACATTAAAAGAAAGAATTAATAACCCTTCAAAATATG GTTTCAAGGAGGCAAATGTAGCATGCTGTGGAGCTGGTCCATTCAGAGGAACTCTGTCAAGCTGTGGAATATCAAAAGATTATGAAGTATGTGAAGATGTGAGTGAATATTTGTTCTTTGATTCTGTTCATCCCACAGAGAAGGCTTACAAGCAACTTGCAAAGCTAATCTGGAGCGGAGGTTACAATGTCAGCTGGCCTtacaatcttgaaacactgattgaGGTAGACCTTGAAggccttttgtaa